Proteins co-encoded in one Plasmodium berghei ANKA genome assembly, chromosome: 11 genomic window:
- a CDS encoding tyrosine kinase-like protein, putative — protein sequence MFKNNNNIFTFSLYGNENEVDENDIHMKEKLNNYNATSHIISAKEFNREFLLNRNSAVDNENVTYINGNGNLINDYNENTSNGSNNNNKVIMNNYDKNMNLSFHMKNKSNEKIIYENVNNIENSDKAFITNNVKKFLGNFDFLNFKSKNILVKNGKNSNSDNSNHYIGSEHITANKYNNNNMYKNNMHPSTYDHIKNDSLVGIVGNNKNNDYRNNDTPMHYSGSNNNNNNKYKSEKMLNHSEYEIINSISNNSSRASNAGISNEASYNNFLRRSSNKNVSSEKSVGIINNNIKFHNNNNNNNNNNNNNKNNADIKERLNNMKREKIVYDKEKKNIDGEYLAHACNYEKIKNNMYALPKMDKNSEQVINNNQKFYEMEKNVSLGGSAYDDKNKSEYPTYASYYNYDKKKRVLETDKGNGYNFPGFYDLNQDKIENRTNQKNCLIIEEFEKKNQTIQNSSNGSVNFIYPNTLKGYNNENSYHKNSPEQNNCMHIKNMTPCSGNNNNHNFNNNNNYGINKLTTYMKVDQTDDIYGIGREYEMHNDMYESRGISSSHFNKKKEDEQHIKMLIKASSKKMINNNNDNCNKLMECDDIFFNKKDIFPNNNNNHMGKESNMSHYNHNVGCGNNYVKKNSSNNNMNSACYGNYIKEEYLMHFIKEKRKKLEEAKRKGYNNSNDGAQEELLIQENYINMHNSHNKNNIATSNNNYNMKNSEEDSNSSSSSEQYRNINQNKNNNEIKKYIHQNNSGKMGSIDPHSIIRNRQNGNLLTGEWQGALLNGGIATNNTTKNNSKYVINSSDNSITCYKENCLNNENVIYDEKDKLFKTKENCNIKIYRRCLEKERMLNIPIIHLGENDIIVKHIKLYYPLKNVNIFTKISKIIFMTNANICSLYLSDKLLIDYHNIKIQSYLSKGGFGVVYKGILLKKVNKYEEICDQNSKYTSDFHNGLDDGNSVEKEYNNIIEKEEICDQDVKIKRKKMLINKQKENNDNKIIAIQDDNCNNENVKGQKNEREKEIHNKDFENPNSEQNNFRRLYAEVMKVNNKNSNHCGNNTNNSSNNNTNYSRCGYQKNCQNYNLNCNENHDKIQECIEQMDFLRNKMIEKIFETFNNQENVFSCNNNEVNDNNQNKKEYNMRINLKEDNKSVIENILKKKKIINEYNNGNDKNGVNYSEQANKDINEIFGEQINEDNRYSINSNGENKFKLLNNFPFFGNKMEKKKKNYDIEEELKNLTNFGDNMYQNNEHVKKNEQYSHECIHKGNVLPQQCLHSEEIKELKKSMLNFIYGNKKCDDIVIEKNCFINEAEKIINKLQSINKDLNKKYNDEIISYLLVEIYHNNIVYNNNLSFLCIKSKNIITFSLNKDYLYIFDSQNIFHYYSDKSIFKIVFIDDYKILNKYKHFTVFNILNNDKVLKNSSILKREINKHKNGLNKLSIIPFSKLNMNHLVNALIFGFLKFIFNLRKKYHTIKKDCYCSLCKNPKNTNFMNNIASFSDRGSNPNDYDQNFDDDLESILLQNKINILDELICINSNNNDENIFSYPKNKNTTFDRNSNLNNHPPEESINDDNNAHIIDKEKKTNFRGNDNSIYHIVNTSDSGTKNNISNVNINIKNNLNKPNIAQNDEVQLNGNKGKIINSSNQGLGDSTLLNSNNTDECKTTIILNLSKNKNVSKDYINEKEYNNYVSKIKNNEKNKEEEEDDEGNTSNKMKNHDKKTYIQKEKLKINCNSENKKNREGNDFETPDNEEREVNEEEENGNKDGEVYMQIPVAIKIHDLKDSKNLKNFLREIEIYKNLQRSNICKFYGICIKHNKLMLLLEYYAKGNLFNFLKNKNKIHKKQRLEWAIQMCSIVHELHSHNPPIINGDIKTSNILINNNMDLVMCDFGKARFKNSKLYSNFGSYRYMAPETFSCTSEVTEKIDIWSLACCIVEIFCSKYPYYNFSKNTKIRHELIVNKRTPHIPSFLPNSIKKCLQKCFSFNPEERPSAYEMYKALKKIKVVE from the coding sequence atgtttaaaaaCAACAATAACATATTCACTTTTTCACTTTAtggaaatgaaaatgaagtggatgaaaatgatattcATATGAAAGAAAAACTTAATAACTATAATGCAACAAGCCATATTATATCAGCTAAAGAATTTAATAgagaatttttattaaatagaAATAGTGCAGtagataatgaaaatgtgacatatataaatggtAACGGGAATTTGATAAACGACTACAATGAAAATACTAGTAACGgcagtaataataataacaaagttattatgaacaattatgataaaaatatgaatctTAGTTTtcatatgaaaaataaaagtaacgaaaaaattatttacgAAAATGTGAACAATATTGAAAATTCCGATAAAGCATTTATAACTAACAATgtcaaaaaatttttaggaaatttcgattttttaaattttaagagtaaaaatattttagtaaaaaatggaaaaaatagtaatagcGATAATAGCAATCATTACATAGGTAGCGAACATATAACtgcaaataaatataataataataatatgtataaaaataatatgcatCCATCTACTTAtgatcatataaaaaatgattcgTTAGTTGGAATTGtaggaaataataaaaacaacgATTATCGAAATAATGACACACCAATGCATTATAGCggtagtaataataataataataacaaatataaatccgaaaaaatgttaaatcATTCtgaatatgaaataataaatagtatTAGCAACAATAGCAGTCGTGCTAGTAATGCTGGAATATCCAATGAAGCTAGCTATAATAACTTTCTCAGAAGAAGTAGTAATAAAAACGTTAGTAGTGAAAAAAGCGTTggaattattaataataatataaagtttcataataataataataataataataataataataataataacaaaaataatgcGGATATAAAGGAGcgattaaataatatgaaaagagaaaaaattgtttatgataaagaaaaaaaaaatattgatgGGGAGTACCTTGCCCATGCATgtaattatgaaaaaataaaaaataatatgtatgCACTCCCAAAAATGGATAAAAATTCTGAACAAgtcataaataataatcaaaaattttatgaaatggaaaaaaatgtttcaTTGGGTGGAAGTGCATATGacgataaaaataaatcagaATATCCAACATATGCttcatattataattatgataaaaaaaaaagggtTTTAGAAACCGATAAAGGAAATGGATATAATTTTCCTGGATTTTATGATCTTAATCAggataaaattgaaaatagaacaaatcaaaaaaattgtttgaTAATTGAggaatttgaaaaaaaaaatcaaaccATTCAAAATAGTAGTAATGGGAGtgtaaattttatatatcctAATACTTTAAAaggatataataatgaaaattcatatcataaaaactcacctgaacaaaataactgcatgcatattaaaaatatgactCCCTGTAGTGGCAATAATAACAATCACAAttttaacaataataataattatggaataaataaattgacTACATATATGAAAGTAGATCAAACAGATGATATATATGGTATTGGAAGGGAATATGAAATGCATAATGATATGTATGAATCTCGTGGTATATCATCTAGccattttaataaaaaaaaagaagatgAACAGCACATTAAAATGTTGATAAAAGCTAGctcgaaaaaaatgataaataataataatgataattgTAATAAACTAATGGAATGtgatgatatattttttaataaaaaagatatatttcctaataataataacaatcaTATGGGAAAAGAAAGTAATATGTCTCATTATAATCATAATGTTGGATGTGgaaataattatgttaagaaaaatagtagtaataataatatgaacaGTGCATGTTATGggaattatataaaagaagAATATTTGatgcattttattaaagaaaaaagaaaaaaactTGAAGAAGCAAAACGAAAaggatataataatagtaatgaTGGCGCTCAAGAAGAATTATTAATtcaagaaaattatataaacatgCACAATAgccataataaaaataatatagcaACTTCAAATAACAACTATAACATGAAAAATTCAGAAGAAGATTCAAACAGTAGTAGCAGTAGTGAACAATATAGAAACAtcaatcaaaataaaaataataatgaaataaaaaaatatatccatcaaaataatagtgGAAAAATGGGTAGTATTGATCCCCATTCTATTATTAGAAATCGACAAAATGGAAATTTATTAACGGGGGAATGGCAAGGAGCATTATTAAATGGTGGGATTGCAACGAATAATACtactaaaaataattctaaatatgttattaaTAGTAGTGATAATTCAATTACATgttataaagaaaattgtttaaataatgaaaatgttatttatgacgaaaaagataaattatttaaaacgaaggaaaattgtaatataaaaatatatagaagaTGTTTAGAAAAAGAACGAATGCTAAATATTCCGATTATACATTTAGgagaaaatgatataatagtaaagcatataaaattatattacccattaaaaaatgtaaatatatttaccaaaatatcaaaaataatatttatgacaaatgcaaatatatgttcattatatttaagcgataaattattaatagattatcataatattaaaattcaATCTTATTTATCAAAGGGGGGTTTTGGAGTTGTATATAAAggaattttattaaaaaaagtaaataaatatgaagaaATATGTGATCAGAATTCGAAATATACTAGCGATTTTCATAATGGATTAGATGATGGTAATAGTGtagaaaaagaatataataatattattgaaaaagaagaaattTGTGATCAAGatgttaaaattaaaagaaaaaaaatgcttataaataaacaaaaagaaaataatgataataaaataattgcTATCCAAGATGATAATTGTAACAATGAAAATGTTAAGGgtcaaaaaaatgaacgagaaaaagaaatacaTAATAAAGATTTTGAAAATCCCAATTCTGagcaaaataattttcgtCGTTTATATGCAGAAGTTATGAAagttaataataaaaattccaATCATTGTGGAAATAATACAAACAATAGTTCCAACAATAATACTAATTATAGTCGGTGTGGATATCAGAAAAACTGTCAAAATTACAATTTGAATTGCAATGAAAACCATGACAAAATACAAGAATGTATAGAACAGATGGATTTCCTTcgaaataaaatgatagaaaaaatattcgaAACATTCAATAATCAGGAAAATGTATTTTcttgtaataataatgaagtaaatgataataaccaaaataaaaaagaatataacATGCGAATTAATTTGAAAGAAGATAATAAATCTGTGAtcgaaaatattttgaaaaaaaaaaaaataataaatgagtATAATAATGGAAATGACAAAAATGGTGTTAATTATTCTGAACAAGCCAACAAAGATATTAACGAAATATTTGGAGAGCAAATAAACGAAGACAATAGATATAGTATAAATAGTAATGGtgaaaacaaatttaaattattaaataattttcctttttttggaaataagatggaaaaaaaaaaaaaaaattatgatatagAAGAAGAGCTAAAGAATTTGACTAATTTTGGAGATAATATGTATCAAAACAATGAgcatgttaaaaaaaatgaacaataTTCACATGAATGTATTCACAAAGGAAATGTGTTACCACAGCAATGTTTACATTcagaagaaataaaagaattaaaaaaatctatgctaaattttatatatggaaataaaaaatgtgatgATATAGTTATCGagaaaaattgttttattaatgaagcagaaaaaataataaataaattacaaagtataaataaagatttaaataaaaaatataatgatgaaatcatttcatatttattagttgaaatatatcataataatattgtatataataataatttaagttttttatgtataaaaagtaaaaatataataacattttcattaaacaaagactatttatatatatttgatagccaaaatatatttcactATTATAGCGATAAATCTATATTTAAGATAGTATTTATAGatgattataaaatattaaataaatataagcattttacagtttttaatattttaaataatgataaagttttaaaaaattcatcaatattaaaacgtgaaataaataaacataaaaatggCTTAAACAAATTATCGATAATTCCATTTagtaaattaaatatgaatCATTTAGTAAATGCACTCATTTTTGGGTTtctaaaatttatttttaatttaagaaaaaaatatcatactataaaaaaagattgTTATTGCTCATTATGCAAAAATCCCAAAAAcacaaattttatgaacaaCATTGCATCATTTAGTGATCGTGGATCAAATCCCAATGACTATGATCAAAATTTTGATGATGATTTAGAAagtattttattacaaaacaaaataaatatcttAGATGAGCTTATTTGTATTAACTCAAATAacaatgatgaaaatattttttcttatccaaaaaacaaaaacacAACATTCGATCGAAATAGCAATCTAAACAACCATCCTCCCGAAGAATCCataaatgatgataataatgctcatataattgataaagaaaaaaaaacaaattttagaGGAAATGATAACAgtatttatcatattgTAAATACAAGTGATAGTGGTactaaaaataacatttccaatgtaaatataaatattaaaaacaatttaaataaaccAAATATTGCACAAAATGATGAAGTGCAattaaatggaaataaagggaaaattataaattcaaGCAATCAGGGTTTAGGAGATAGTACATTattaaattcaaataaCACAGATGAATGTAAAACaactattattttgaatttatctaaaaataaaaatgtttcaaaggattatattaatgaaaaagaatataataattatgtttctaaaattaaaaacaatgaaaaaaataaagaagagGAAGAAGATGATGAAGGTAACACAAGCAATAAGATGAAAAACCATGATAAGAAAacatatattcaaaaagaaaaattaaaaattaattgcaatagtgaaaataaaaaaaacagggAAGGAAATGATTTTGAAACCCCTGATAATGAAGAAAGAGAAGTAaatgaagaagaagaaaatggaaataaagaTGGCGAAGTTTATATGCAAATACCAGTTGCTATTAAAATACACGACTTAAAAGATAgcaaaaatttaaaaaattttttaagagaaatagaaatatataaaaatttacaaagatccaatatatgcaaattttatggtatatgtataaaacataataaattaatgttattattagaGTATTATGCAAAAggaaatttatttaactttttaaaaaataaaaataaaattcataaaaaacaaagatTAGAATGGGCGATACAAATGTGTTCTATAGTACATGAATTACATTCACATAATCCACCAATTATTAATGGAGATATTAAAAcatcaaatattttaataaataataatatggatTTAGTAATGTGTGATTTTGGAAAAGCACgatttaaaaattcaaaacTTTATAGTAATTTTGGCTCATACAGATATATGGCTCCTGAAACATTTAGTTGTACATCTGAAGTTACCGAAAAAATTGACATATGGAGTTTAGCTTGTTGTATTGTTGAGATATTTTGTAGTAAATATccatattataatttttcaaaaaatactaaaatACGTCATGAATTAATAGTTAATAAAAGAACACCCCATATACCAAGCTTTTTACCAaattctataaaaaaatgtttacaAAAATGTTTCAGCTTTAACCCAGAAGAACGTCCAAGTGCTTATGAAATGTATAAGGcgttgaaaaaaattaaagttGTTGAATGa